The following proteins are encoded in a genomic region of Burkholderia cepacia:
- a CDS encoding acyl carrier protein, with protein MQISERLINVFSAVTQRDVTLDALRDKNLIETLGLNSVDALEVLIRVEGEFGIQIDDEDLSIDLVSSVDTLEQYIRNRLPAATA; from the coding sequence ATGCAAATTTCCGAACGCCTGATCAACGTGTTCTCCGCGGTCACGCAACGCGACGTGACGCTGGACGCGTTGCGGGACAAGAACCTGATCGAGACGCTCGGCCTGAACTCGGTCGACGCGCTCGAAGTGCTGATTCGCGTCGAAGGCGAATTCGGCATCCAGATCGACGACGAAGACCTGTCGATCGACCTGGTCAGCTCGGTCGACACGCTCGAGCAGTACATCCGCAACCGGCTGCCGGCGGCCACCGCATGA